A genomic window from Maridesulfovibrio sp. includes:
- a CDS encoding STAS domain-containing protein → MVLAQEKVGDFVVLRVADDRVDSANHTALSDLLSSLVGAGDHKFVLDLSSVGFMDSSALAGLIPAVHVLPNEGCLLLAGLHPRMEQIFKLTKLDTIFNIYSSVDEALLS, encoded by the coding sequence ATGGTTCTAGCTCAGGAAAAGGTTGGAGATTTCGTCGTTCTACGGGTGGCTGATGACAGGGTCGACAGTGCTAATCATACAGCTTTGTCTGATCTCCTTTCCAGTCTTGTGGGTGCGGGCGATCATAAATTTGTCTTAGATCTTTCTTCAGTCGGTTTTATGGATTCCAGTGCTCTTGCCGGTCTTATTCCAGCTGTTCATGTGCTGCCTAATGAAGGCTGTTTGCTGCTCGCAGGGTTGCACCCAAGGATGGAACAGATATTTAAGCTTACCAAGCTTGATACAATTTTTAATATCTATTCTTCTGTTGATGAGGCTTTATTGTCCTGA
- a CDS encoding EAL domain-containing protein: MNDSGIESVDGKLAVFDYFTYLNRCMDKVASMTFFKVLKRSQLQVFPLIVVGAVLLCALNFPFGNILGEIPDSYKGLLADVVNGTYGVAALAMLCSMSYNYGVMHNKKGSGEYISPNLFVVISLSCFFILHGEVNFLTFSEIASLGNGIAQAFFVSSVASFLLHIFIRIGMRIPVSDAGYDLYSREILSLIPACVGVIVFFALLKKLVMVLGFGNLYGFKDYVVCRILSLNDSEFLNGLFYTLSSQCLWFFGVHGPNSLSFFNNTVLSSNMDANIALIQAGGIPTHVLTKEFIDCFAMAGGSGLTLSLLIAIFMKGRDSGVRKISFLALLVCIFNVNEPLLFGIPLILNPVYALPFIFIPILAYCIAYGATLTGFVPVITHVVHWTTPPFLNAYLATGAWSGVLLQAFIVMVGAAAYMPFVIIFDMVVRKQYEQGMNEVLAVVRSGSEFSGYKCMGLSGFEGFIARSLAHDLRDAIRNEEQLYMVYQPQVDVDAGRILGAEALLRWHHPSYGHISPEVIVALAEDMNCVDQLTYFILRESCAQLGVWHGRFGDEFFVSVNFTPSLFTDEKLESKVASIIRDASVPAHCLEIEITESVAMTSSDLVLATLHNLRRQGIRISIDDFGMGHTSLRYLRELPIDKVKIDRSLTFGSLNDVNRHIVTSILDLCRNINMKVVVEGVEDNIQLERLRLMGGSCFQGYYFSRPVPGEECMQFIEKWKKRDRVQGNSFQAKEVLCV, encoded by the coding sequence ATGAATGATTCGGGAATAGAGTCTGTTGACGGAAAATTGGCTGTATTTGATTATTTTACTTATTTGAACAGATGCATGGACAAGGTGGCTTCCATGACTTTCTTCAAAGTTTTGAAGCGAAGTCAGTTGCAGGTTTTCCCTTTAATCGTTGTCGGAGCTGTTTTACTCTGTGCTCTTAATTTCCCTTTTGGGAATATTTTAGGCGAGATTCCTGACTCCTATAAGGGGCTGTTGGCAGATGTTGTCAATGGAACCTATGGTGTTGCCGCTTTGGCCATGCTTTGCAGCATGAGTTATAACTATGGGGTAATGCATAACAAGAAAGGTTCCGGTGAATATATAAGCCCCAACTTGTTTGTTGTTATTTCCTTATCTTGTTTTTTTATCCTGCATGGGGAAGTTAATTTTCTGACCTTCAGTGAAATTGCTTCATTGGGAAACGGCATTGCACAGGCCTTTTTTGTTTCATCCGTAGCCAGCTTTTTACTGCATATCTTTATCCGGATTGGGATGCGCATCCCGGTCTCTGATGCCGGTTACGATTTATATTCGCGTGAAATTTTATCGCTTATTCCTGCCTGCGTGGGAGTAATCGTGTTTTTTGCCCTGCTTAAAAAGCTTGTCATGGTTCTAGGGTTCGGAAATCTTTATGGATTCAAAGACTATGTCGTTTGCAGGATTTTAAGCCTTAATGACTCTGAGTTCCTAAATGGTTTGTTTTATACTCTAAGCTCTCAATGTCTCTGGTTTTTCGGTGTTCACGGCCCAAATTCCCTTTCCTTTTTTAATAATACAGTTTTAAGCAGCAATATGGATGCCAATATTGCTCTTATACAGGCCGGAGGAATTCCTACTCATGTTTTAACCAAGGAGTTTATCGACTGTTTTGCTATGGCCGGGGGATCAGGGTTGACACTGAGTCTGCTGATTGCCATTTTTATGAAGGGGCGCGATTCCGGGGTTAGGAAAATTTCATTTCTGGCACTACTCGTCTGTATTTTTAATGTTAACGAGCCGTTACTTTTTGGCATCCCTTTGATACTGAATCCTGTTTACGCCCTTCCTTTTATCTTTATTCCGATTCTGGCTTATTGCATAGCATATGGTGCAACCCTCACCGGGTTTGTGCCGGTAATAACCCATGTAGTACACTGGACAACTCCTCCCTTCCTGAATGCTTATCTTGCCACTGGGGCGTGGAGCGGGGTCCTGCTACAGGCCTTTATTGTCATGGTCGGCGCTGCTGCTTATATGCCGTTTGTTATTATTTTTGATATGGTGGTCCGTAAACAATATGAGCAGGGCATGAATGAAGTGCTTGCAGTTGTACGGTCCGGATCAGAATTTTCAGGCTACAAATGCATGGGTTTATCCGGCTTTGAAGGCTTTATTGCGCGATCTTTGGCCCATGACCTGCGTGATGCTATTCGAAATGAAGAACAGCTTTATATGGTTTACCAGCCCCAGGTGGATGTTGATGCTGGTAGAATTCTTGGTGCTGAAGCTCTATTACGCTGGCATCATCCTTCTTACGGGCATATTTCCCCAGAAGTTATTGTTGCCTTGGCTGAGGATATGAATTGCGTGGATCAACTGACATATTTTATTCTAAGGGAATCATGTGCTCAGTTAGGTGTCTGGCATGGCAGGTTTGGTGATGAATTTTTTGTTTCGGTGAATTTCACCCCTTCTCTTTTTACAGATGAAAAGCTTGAGTCGAAGGTGGCTTCGATTATTCGTGATGCTTCTGTTCCGGCGCATTGTTTGGAAATTGAAATTACCGAATCCGTTGCTATGACATCCAGTGACCTGGTTCTTGCCACACTGCATAATTTACGCAGGCAGGGGATACGAATTTCAATTGATGATTTCGGGATGGGACACACTTCACTGCGGTATCTGCGTGAACTGCCTATTGACAAGGTCAAAATTGACCGTTCGTTGACTTTCGGTTCACTGAATGATGTTAACAGACATATTGTGACCAGTATTTTGGACCTGTGCAGAAATATCAACATGAAAGTTGTTGTTGAAGGTGTTGAGGACAACATTCAGTTGGAGCGGTTGCGTCTGATGGGTGGAAGTTGTTTTCAAGGCTACTATTTCAGCAGGCCGGTTCCTGGCGAAGAATGTATGCAGTTTATTGAAAAATGGAAGAAGCGAGATCGCGTGCAGGGTAATTCTTTTCAAGCTAAAGAAGTGCTTTGTGTGTGA
- a CDS encoding bacteriohemerythrin translates to MAMLEWNDKLSVGIDEIDVQHKELVRIINTVHDQMTDGDYNESFLCTIVDDLHHYAAVHFGMEESLMEKYNYPYMLNHKNKHTEFIDKIVCVANGHGRGACSINMDILNYLSDWLITHINVMDKELGVFLADKMD, encoded by the coding sequence ATGGCTATGCTGGAATGGAACGATAAACTTTCAGTTGGAATAGATGAAATTGATGTGCAACATAAGGAACTTGTGAGGATTATAAACACTGTCCATGATCAAATGACTGACGGTGATTATAATGAGTCCTTTCTTTGCACCATTGTTGATGATCTGCACCATTACGCAGCAGTTCATTTTGGGATGGAAGAGAGTCTGATGGAAAAGTATAATTATCCATACATGTTGAATCATAAAAATAAACATACAGAATTTATTGATAAAATTGTATGCGTCGCAAATGGGCATGGACGTGGGGCATGTTCTATTAATATGGATATCCTCAACTATTTAAGTGATTGGTTGATTACACACATTAATGTAATGGACAAAGAATTGGGTGTGTTCCTGGCTGATAAAATGGACTGA
- a CDS encoding HD domain-containing phosphohydrolase has protein sequence MNRKLSIATLISWLLAGTCLLTAATILYIVKGHSDEAAIESAEEYFAEVTGKAAAKLDTFIEPVAKIADVAGATLCSDTHGEDGSKYCRRLEPLKAILDANFYLMSAYIGYENGSFYQVIAPRGWQLLEDHYETPPGCAYIERFVSADEQGKKNQHWRFFDSSMHLLAERSDYSEYDPRRRPWFRQAMLSCDSTYTTPYIFSSSRVPGITCARTLQDGSGVFGLDISLKQLGSLLASQHISSNGRLWIVDYDNHVVAYSGKGRVLDYRHDFALHTAYSFPDKAVESVARIVPFPEGNQISSSVFSDSQGRDYMASLTPLHTGSGLHLVIAAAAPLSDVTDHLSMMPAHILYSSTALLIAISLLAIYIGNSVKRSFNFLLREAGKIQELDFSASPPLESRIKELNTLGKSGQLMKETLRDKTAMLHATHSKLEKLVQCGLALSSEKDDEKLIELIFDSARDFVEADGGVIYLVEDNKLAVELLSIEASNIMLGGLSGNPAPRVIISPDLLDFISEDSVLREACEVMTSREIRFIENKDLSLFPTGLEAELKRGQIQSMITAPIITRSDEVLGVIQLFNPVKGVGTEDGMEELLGSLLAQVAVGLENHNLVKSLEELFDAFIKVIAAAIDAKSPYTGGHCTRVPQLAEMLAVAVHETNSGPLKDFRVGSDDEWRQLWIAGWLHDCGKVITPEYVVDKATKLETIYDRIHEVRMRFEVLRRDAEIDYYRKLTQGGDEDVLRVELQGEIRKLEKDFAFIAESNIGSEFMDVERRERVSRIASRKWMRYFDNRMGVGHMELERMGPPSDSTLPVEEKLLDDKPEHIIPRTKSYEHIKDARCNPIDVPANDYNRGEVYNLCVSRGTLTDEERFKINEHMLNGLEMLSNIPFPKHLERVTEIATGHHETLTGTGYPLKKDENSLSIETRILAVADIFEALTASDRPYKKAKKISEALKIMSFMRDDRHIDEDVFDVFLLKGVHLDYARKFLFPDQCDVDDVSEYLSRK, from the coding sequence ATGAATCGCAAATTGTCGATAGCAACATTAATCAGTTGGTTGCTGGCCGGGACCTGTTTATTAACTGCTGCAACAATTCTTTATATTGTTAAAGGCCACTCGGATGAAGCAGCGATTGAATCGGCGGAAGAGTACTTCGCGGAAGTCACTGGTAAAGCCGCTGCTAAGCTTGATACTTTTATAGAGCCGGTAGCAAAAATAGCCGATGTTGCCGGGGCAACTCTATGTAGCGATACACATGGTGAAGACGGTAGTAAGTATTGTAGGCGTCTAGAGCCATTAAAGGCCATTCTTGATGCTAATTTTTATCTCATGTCTGCTTATATCGGCTATGAAAACGGTTCGTTTTATCAGGTGATCGCGCCGCGCGGTTGGCAGTTGCTTGAAGATCACTATGAAACACCCCCCGGGTGTGCATACATAGAGAGGTTTGTCAGTGCAGATGAACAAGGCAAAAAAAATCAACATTGGCGTTTTTTTGACTCATCCATGCATCTGCTGGCGGAAAGAAGTGATTATTCTGAATACGATCCGCGCAGGCGTCCATGGTTCCGGCAGGCAATGCTGTCCTGCGACAGCACTTATACCACACCATATATATTCAGCAGTTCCCGTGTGCCGGGTATAACCTGCGCCCGCACTCTTCAGGACGGTTCTGGAGTATTCGGGCTTGATATCTCATTAAAACAGCTGGGAAGTCTGCTTGCCAGCCAGCATATCAGCAGCAACGGCCGCCTATGGATTGTTGACTATGACAATCATGTAGTGGCCTATTCGGGTAAAGGCAGGGTTTTAGATTACAGGCATGATTTCGCCTTACACACTGCGTATTCCTTTCCTGACAAAGCCGTGGAGAGTGTTGCCCGTATTGTGCCTTTTCCGGAAGGCAATCAGATTTCATCTTCAGTTTTTTCCGATTCGCAGGGCCGAGATTATATGGCCAGTCTGACGCCTTTGCATACCGGGAGCGGACTGCATCTGGTTATTGCCGCAGCCGCCCCGTTAAGTGATGTCACCGATCATCTTTCCATGATGCCTGCGCATATTCTTTACAGTTCAACCGCCTTACTCATTGCTATCAGTCTGTTGGCGATTTATATCGGAAACAGTGTGAAAAGGTCGTTCAATTTTCTTTTGCGTGAGGCGGGCAAGATTCAGGAATTGGATTTTTCAGCATCGCCCCCTTTGGAGTCACGTATTAAAGAGTTGAACACCTTGGGTAAGTCCGGTCAGCTGATGAAAGAAACTCTCCGGGATAAAACTGCTATGCTGCATGCCACCCACAGTAAATTGGAAAAGCTGGTCCAATGCGGTTTAGCGCTCTCATCCGAAAAAGATGATGAAAAGCTCATAGAACTTATTTTTGATTCGGCACGTGATTTTGTCGAGGCTGATGGTGGTGTGATTTATCTTGTGGAAGACAATAAACTCGCGGTTGAATTACTGTCTATTGAGGCTTCCAACATTATGCTTGGAGGTTTATCCGGAAATCCTGCCCCAAGGGTTATTATCTCTCCCGATCTGTTGGACTTCATAAGTGAAGATTCCGTTCTGCGCGAGGCCTGCGAAGTCATGACCAGTCGTGAGATCAGGTTTATTGAGAACAAAGATCTTTCTCTTTTTCCAACAGGCCTTGAGGCAGAACTTAAGCGTGGTCAAATCCAGTCCATGATTACTGCCCCGATCATCACCCGTAGTGATGAAGTCCTTGGTGTGATTCAGCTGTTTAATCCGGTAAAAGGAGTGGGGACCGAAGATGGAATGGAAGAATTGTTGGGGTCATTGTTGGCGCAGGTTGCAGTTGGATTGGAAAATCATAATCTGGTTAAATCCCTTGAAGAATTATTTGATGCATTCATTAAGGTTATTGCCGCAGCTATAGATGCCAAATCTCCTTATACGGGTGGACATTGCACGCGTGTTCCGCAACTGGCGGAAATGTTGGCTGTCGCAGTCCACGAAACAAATTCCGGGCCATTGAAAGATTTCCGTGTAGGTAGTGATGATGAATGGCGTCAATTATGGATCGCCGGATGGCTGCATGATTGCGGGAAGGTAATTACCCCTGAATATGTTGTAGACAAGGCAACTAAGCTTGAGACGATTTATGACCGTATCCATGAAGTGCGCATGCGTTTTGAGGTGTTGCGCCGAGATGCCGAAATTGATTATTATCGCAAACTCACACAGGGGGGAGATGAAGACGTTCTGAGAGTTGAGCTTCAAGGGGAGATCAGGAAGCTTGAAAAGGATTTCGCATTCATTGCCGAGAGCAATATCGGGAGTGAATTTATGGATGTGGAGCGTAGAGAGCGTGTGTCCCGTATCGCATCCAGAAAATGGATGCGGTATTTTGATAACCGCATGGGGGTTGGTCATATGGAGCTTGAGCGTATGGGACCACCATCGGATTCTACGCTGCCGGTTGAAGAGAAATTATTGGATGATAAACCGGAACATATTATTCCCCGGACGAAGAGTTATGAGCACATTAAAGATGCCCGCTGCAATCCAATTGATGTGCCTGCAAATGATTACAACCGGGGAGAGGTGTATAATCTATGTGTCTCAAGAGGCACGCTTACTGACGAAGAGCGGTTTAAAATTAATGAACATATGTTAAATGGTCTGGAAATGTTGAGCAATATTCCATTTCCGAAGCATCTTGAGAGGGTGACTGAAATTGCTACCGGGCACCATGAAACTTTGACCGGTACAGGGTATCCATTGAAAAAAGATGAAAATAGTTTGTCTATTGAAACCAGGATACTTGCAGTAGCGGATATTTTTGAGGCTCTTACTGCTTCGGACAGGCCATACAAAAAGGCAAAAAAAATATCTGAAGCATTGAAAATTATGAGCTTTATGCGTGATGACAGGCATATTGACGAAGATGTGTTTGACGTGTTTTTGCTCAAGGGAGTTCATCTTGATTATGCCCGGAAGTTTCTCTTTCCTGATCAGTGTGATGTTGATGATGTCAGTGAATACCTCAGTCGGAAGTAG